The following proteins come from a genomic window of Cydia pomonella isolate Wapato2018A chromosome 28, ilCydPomo1, whole genome shotgun sequence:
- the LOC133533054 gene encoding zinc finger protein 189-like produces MSESLPSPETEKEDIIEQEEMTSEKQETMTDNEEMSEKDLTDDEEVTSENEEVSEKEDAIENNGMKSEKTVSENILERDEITIEKEDMMSMFASVWVKVEVEEAREEELQIDESLDRPKRKHRSKKHLKNLVCDQCDYRTAYKNCLELHILSHKQGKGFACHVCDYKSKYPTALQRHIAIRHYEMNGDTPMDNGKPLPLHQCPDCDYKTFYKWNLNSHKRKHKVIKQFKCPFPDCNFETAYRHNYIKHSKVHKESVAFKCDKCPFTTRFEGHITRHLAKIHNEVTEKANKCDLCDFSTKTRWRLKIHVNRMKKENAMKCSFCEFETYYTCAYKKHKVDHYNEIYINPKRTKNTYSAEQQHIKELQEKIQETSEIDLSFENYVEKNMQYIPSEPENHNKYNLDPNCVDWNNIQVLETDDKEKPFQCHMCVYTSKFKASVQRHFQRHHTGSHNRPYKCVNCDFSTKTKDQIALHNKRSLSDIQLYCNICKFQTSYKCQFVMHQKCHYAYKCTACNYSCKHKYELQRHYGIMHLGNGIKCRFCEYKASRKDSVLCHETIHTGMKPFKCEYCDYTSIRKSLLDNHVKRYHSDIKKDVTIVSESKIQSLKIPLVLREPVDFCKENQDHNESKE; encoded by the exons ATGTCAGAGTCATTACCCAGCCCGGAGACAGAGAAAGAAGATATCATAGAGCAGGAAGAAATGACATCAGAAAAGCAAGAGACAATGACAGATAATGAAGAAATGTCAGAAAAAGATTTAACAGATGATGAAGAAGTGACATCAGAAAATGAAGAAGTATCAGAAAAGGAAGATGCAATAGAGAATAATGGAATGAAGTCAGAGAAAACTGTGTCAGAGAACATTTTAGAGAGGGATGAAATTACGATAGAGAAGGAAGATATGATGAGCATGTTTGCCAGTGTGTGGGTGAAGGTAGAGGTAGAGGAGGCAAGAGAGGAAGAGTTGCAGATAGACGAAAGTCTAGATAG ACCGAAACGCAAGCATCGTTCAAAGAAACACCTAAAAAACCTCGTCTGCGACCAATGCGACTACCGAACAGCCTACAAGAACTGCCTGGAACTGCATATACTCAGCCACAAGCAGGGCAAAGGCTTCGCCTGCCATGTCTGTGACTACAAATCTAAATATCCAACCGCCTTACAACGGCATATCGCCATCCGACACTATGAGATGAACGGAGACACCCCCATGGACAACGGGAAGCCTTTACCTCTACACCAGTGCCCGGACTGTGACTACAAAACCTTCTACAAATGGAATCTGAACAGCCACAAGAGGAAACATAAGGTCATCAAACAGTTTAAATGCCCGTTCCCCGACTGCAACTTTGAAACCGCATATAGACACAATTATATCAAGCATAGCAAGGTGCATAAAGAATCTGTTGCTTTTAAATGTGATAAGTGCCCTTTTACAACCAGATTTGAAGGGCATATCACTAGACATCTAGCGAAAATTCATAACGAAGTCACAGAAAAGGCTAATAAATGTGATCTGTGCGATTTCTCTACTAAAACTAGATGGAGACTGAAAATACATGTAAATAGAATGAAAAAGGAGAATGCGATGAAATGCAGCTTCTGCGAATTTGAGACTTATTACACATGCGCATATAAAAAGCATAAAGTAGATCATTATaatgaaatttatattaatcctaAACGCACTAAAAACACTTACAGCGCAGAACAGCAACATATTAAAGAATTACAAGAAAAAATCCAGGAGACATCAGAAATTGACTTGTCCTTCGAAAATTATGtggaaaaaaatatgcaatatatACCAAGTGAGCCGgagaatcataataaatataacttaGATCCAAATTGCGTGGATTGGAATAACATTCAAGTTTTAGAAACTGATGATAAGGAAAAGCCTTTTCAGTGTCATATGTGTGTGTATACTTCTAAATTCAAAGCCTCAGTGCAAAGACATTTCCAAAGACATCATACCGGAAGCCACAACAGACCGTACAAATGTGTGAACTGTGATTTTTCAACTAAAACTAAAGACCAAATCGCTTTACACAATAAAAGGAGTCTCTCCGACATACAACTATATTGTAACATTTGTAAATTTCAAACTTCATACAAATGTCAGTTCGTTATGCATCAAAAATGTCATTACGCTTACAAATGTACCGCTTGTAACTATTCTTGTAAACACAAATATGAGTTACAAAGGCATTATGGTATAATGCATCTCGGGAACGGTATCAAATGCAGATTCTGTGAATATAAAGCTTCTAGAAAGGACAGCGTACTTTGCCATGAAACTATACACACCGGAATGAAGCCATTTAAATGTGAGTATTGTGACTATACTTCCATAAGAAAATCTCTGTTAGATAATCATGTGAAGCGTTACCATAGTGATATTAAGAAGGATGTAACTATAGTTAGTGAGAGTAAGATACAGAGTTTAAAGATACCGCTGGTTCTTCGGGAGCCTGTAGATTTCTGTAAGGAAAATCAGGACCATAATGAATCTAAggagtaa